The Porites lutea chromosome 11, jaPorLute2.1, whole genome shotgun sequence genome contains the following window.
TGAATTTCCCCATActtgcaacaacaaaaaataaacaggaATAGACAGGTTAAGAAGGAGAAAAGGTACTAAGACCTGACTACATGTATGGGATCAAATTACATGTACAAGATGGCTTTTTAAACTGTAAGTACTATTCAAATCAATCCATATTTTTGTGTGCAGCTTTCTGAAAGGAGTTTGTAAGTAATTTAACATTGTAAgtctgataaaaaaattttgcatttcattaGCATTCCAGcaataaaataagaaatttgGTTTCCATTAATTGCACACATGATTCACATTTGTTTCAAAGATTACCAATATCTGCCTTGTCTTGAATAGAAAAACTTTTATTACATAATTACATGAAGCCAATCTATAAAATCAATGTCATCAACACAGACACAAATTTCCATCACTTTCCTTTATAATATATGTTTGAATTCAACATATCCTtcattcaaattttattttcccttgTTTGAAATGTATTGTCAAATATTATGACTTTATTTTAACTATATTCAAAGacagaggaaaataaaatttgtaccaaagacaaaataaaaccaCAACACATGTTTGAGCGTACGTATGTATGCTGTGTTAACTTCAAAAGCAAAATATATGAGAGACAGTATAGATATGGGTAGCCCAAGGGTGTTCATTTCAATTGCCAAtgattcaaaaaaaaatttaagctaaCCAGGACACAGCTGACTTGTGTTCTTAAAATACTATAAAATATTGATTTCAGATACATACACTCTGTCAGTGTTTAATACATAACCAAATGCCTACAGAGGAAATGTAAGTCATTAAACATGTTAAAATTGCCTGCAATGATTAGTgaattgttgtccagttttcTTAAAGGGATATACATGTACTCcagaataatttttctttattcattaaTACCATTCATCCTTTCTCAAAACAGTCAAAGGCTTTAAGACATTTTGccaataaacaagaaaaataggATTCACATAAGAGGATCATTACAAAATGGGATACCAACCCCTTGCAATGATAAAATTATGTATTCTtatgaattatttttaataatatgaCCTACTGACATTAAAATTGGGTTTACAAGTTGCAACGTGTGGGTTGCAATATTTTTAGCTGTTAAATGACATAAGTTTACGCAAGTTCTGCCATGTACTTTGAAACTTGCCAAACGAAAATACAAATAAGACACATTCTCAGTTCTAGGAAGGATGCAGAAtaaatgtacaaataataataaaaaattgtatTATACTGTTAACCAAAATAAATACGTTAATTTTGAGCCCAGAATTCAATACCTAAGAATAAAAATTCAACTTCACTTGGATAAGTCAATGTCAATccctttcatttcattttatttttgccatAACATACAAATACAGTTGACTcatgataactcgaaccctcttcAACTCAAACCTTGCGcgaactcgaaccaaaatcaatttcccctggatttccgtcatacatttactgtaattttatcctcgataactcaaacccttgataacttgaacatcccactaactcgaagtagtttttgtttcccctcagatcatttctatataattttacattcgataactcgaaccatgttttgagcccttttttatttaattaaaagttggTAAAAAACAGTCTATTGGCTTCCCAagcattgaattttgaatttcccattgacgtgttgtaggcatatagtttactattggaggctgatgttgtttgtcacaaatctaacgtgaaacagctttacttctcaaaacagtaaaatgcatgctctatttaggcaatgTTTGGTTATGTTACATTCTGAtttaatctagaagtatcttttaattttcacttgacatttctacaatccACCGTACCTAAAAAGATGGTGACTGGTACATTTACCCACAGTTCTTAGCAGATAAAAACCATAAAATTGCTCATAAAAACACACAGAAAAGTTTTATAAACTTCAAACCTAGGATAGCCAATGTTGCTATTACAGGGATGAATTTTGCCCCCCCAAAATATGACTTTATGTGTAATTGGCCATGTTACGTTCGAAAGGAATTGTAGTAAAATGTTCAGCCACCATCTTTTTCTGTATGGCggattaaatgtgattaaaatgttcactatgcagtaaaaactgttttttccttactccTGGCTGTTTTTTTtgagctcccgataacttgaaccttttTCGATTCCCtcgaaggttcgagttatcgggagccaACTGTACAACAACAATACACAGAAATTTATAACACATTAAAGTGGTAATGACAAGGAGGCCTATAGAAGCTTACATTCATGAATAGATTAACTCATTTAAAAAAGCTGGTGCTACTGATGGTTTAAAAACTCTGGCCATTTTTTGGGTACCGCagatatgttttttcttttgttaaggtaaattttaaaaacaatttttgcaagGCCATGATTTaacttgaaaacaaataacactTTCCAGTTTTAAATTTACAAAGTAGAGTAACTGCCGAACccccactaacggccacctctctacaatggccacttttttggtggacagtccatacattgactaccctgcgagcagaggctacatttttgcTGTGTGAGCTGTTGTGCGAAAAGTAGCCCTTCCCAACAACTGTTCAAATCCGTCCAGAAATCTGGACGAATAGATTAAAAAAACCgggttttttcctgttcttgacAGGTTTAGAGCATTGCATGAATCATGAATTAGAGTTgtcgcaattttttttattccgaCGAAACTCGCGCCATTTGACCGCAGACCTGACGATTAACGTTGCTTGTGAATCTGCTGTGAATCACATGATGAATTTTGCACATGCACGATAGAAACTTGAACGgctgtcggcagaggctactttttgcacaacagctcacacagcgaaaatgtaaCTGCTGCTTGCAGGGTATACATTGATTGACTTGTTTAAACCTCTTGAcaatggtcacctctctacaatggccactttcttctgtccccaaggtggcagTTGTGGAGAGGTTTAACTCTATGTTTCAATGTAGAAGAGTTCAATGTGGCATCCTTGACAATGCATTACTACATAATTACCAATTCACCACAACCGCATAAACATTCACCACAGGTATCATCCACCCTTCAGGACCATCTTTGTGCAGATCATGCTACATTGTAGATACCCTTAAAAACCATGCATTTTTTAAAGCTTAATGGTTGCAGATTATGGATTATACatctaaaaaatttaaaatgttataaaagtaCATGCATTTTGAAAATGGAGAAGCTTTTGCAAAAGTAAAGGTGAGCCAATCCTTTGGCACCTGAGGACATTGTTTTTGTTGCATGTTTTCCATCAAATTGTTGGTTCATCAAAAAAATTGTTGCACATTACGAATTTTTTTGCATGGTAATACTACAAGCAAGCTTGAGCAAGAAAAACCATGACAACGGAAGCAAAGAGCAAAACAACTCTGAACATGCAGTACTCTTTGTGGTAGATAATTTGCACAACAATAACATTGCATCATCAAATTTGATCAGAATCAAAATGTGATTGTTGCTTAAATCTCTGAAATcatcagaaaaaatttttttttccttgtgtgCCCAATGCAGGAAATCCTGAGGGACAAGAAGGACCCATTTTGCCCACTCGGATTGCCAACTGGAACACAGGATTCACTTTACCTTGCTTACTCACGGATTAGGCCatacaacaataaaaataaattaaaactcaTTATTAGCACTTGTAGCAGCAAACTTCagcctttaaaaaaatagtgtTTTAAGATGAATTGTTGATGTTTTGGAGTTGCTTTCACTGGTAAATGAAGTAACACATTAtcaaaattatatattttatagGCATAAGACAAGTTTAACTAAATTAATTCCTTAATCACGCTACCTGCCAAAAGTTAGGAGAATCACGGCATTGATCAACAATGACTGCGCTTAAACACAAGTTTTTTGAATACCTCTGGATAATATTGACCTCTTGCTATACATATACATATTTCTCTTTTCTGGGAAAATTTAAAATCCCTGATTTTAATTCGGCTTCATTACAGATCAGTGACAAGATTTGGTAAACAATTTCCTCGTTAAGCAATTTGTATTCAGAAATACAGACGGTAGACAGGCAAAAATACACAAAGTAAAACCGGTCGAGGAAACAGCTGCGATGTTTGATAACAACCACAGCAACTAAAATTCCATACAACTCCACTCCAACTATAAACCAATCGTAGGATCAGTTCTTCACCCCTTGAGAAGCTCTAGAGGGGTGCTTTCTTAACCAACGCTAAATAAATTGCGGTTAAACATGATCTTCAGCGGTTGCCTCTTTAGAAGTCCGAGTGAGACTACCGAATGTGTATATTAGCAAAAAGTTATCTCGCTTCCCTACCTCTTGGAATTATACCGGGATCCCTGAACGTAGCATTCGCGAAGCTGGATAAGACTATTAGAGTTAGGATTCCTTCATACACAGGGATCGCAATTGTATATTCCACTGCCAAAGAAGGGCATCTGAAAGCAAAAAACCCAGTAAGACAGAGACAAGTGAAAGCCTGCAAGTTTTCTCGGCGTGGGCACAATCAGAGTTCGAAACACACAAAACCCTCCGACTCACACGAAAACGAAGAACAACGCTGTGGTTCCAATCAGCAAAACTGTTGCACAAATTACTGGTATTTGTTGTGATGTAAGTTTTTTACAAGGCCGAGAGCGGGACATGTTTTGTTAATCCCTTTTCTCGGCCCTaattgtatgttttttttctgtcgaACACCAAGCGAACAAGAGTGAGCATGCGTGTAATGACATTGCTTTGTCAGCGGTGTTTCGTAGTAATGTATACGTTCCATGGATGTTCCATGTTACATTTCAACACTATTTTTTGAATAGGCCTTTATGAGGCGAAAAATCTACTGAACTGAACTCAGATATGGACACTGAAGACCTTCAACTGTTTCTTCAAGAATGGAAGGACGAACTGAAGGTAAAGACCGCTACTAACGCACAAAAACGTAGTCTAGGTGACAGGGACAAACTGGGAAAACATCAACACTCTCCTGAAAAAAGAACTTTCTGGGAGTTGCGTTGTTTTGAAGAGGAAGTGACACAGCTGAACGCCGACTCGGTCGATCCACTGgaatttttaaaccaaaagtCTGGAAAATTCGGGACATCGCATCAGATTCCGGAGAGCAAATCAATCACAAATGCCAAGGAGAGTGATGATACTATATTGTTTAGCTTAGCGTTGCCTTCAGACGAAAATGTACAAAGTACTTTTTCTCCAGGCTGTAAACTCCCTAGTGGACAATCAAATTATATTAATAACAGGACAAAGAGCCTTGTTGATCAACTGATCGAAGACATAGATGAAGTAACAAGTATTCCCTTCTTTGATTTGAGTTTACCTAGAGAGGTAGGGATACAAATATTCTCTCACCTCGACTTTAAAGACCTATGTGCTTGTGCTCAAGTGAGCAAGTCCTGGAAAATTTTAGCAGAAGATGAATTGTTATGGTATCACGTAGGGTGTCAGTTAGGGTATGTTAGAAGAAGGAACTGTGCAGTTGTGGATCAAGAAAATTGGAAGGCCAGTGTTCAACATAGCATGTTGGAAGAGCGGAGCTTAAGAAGGAATTGGAAAGAGAGGATATGCAAAGTATCTGGTTTGGAATTTGAACGAGGTAAAATGCATCCTAGGTTTGTTGATATGACagtgaattaaaaatataagaTAGACACAGTAGCCCCAGCAAGTATTGGGGAGGGAAGTAAGCAAGCACACAAAATGGCTGGAAACTCTCCAAATCAAGGGCCACAGTACCAGTGGGgctaccctgcaagcagaggcccTTCAATCTTCCCAGATAAGtcccttcctcttcccgacttatctaggaagatcgaagggcctatGCTTGCAGGGTACAGTGGAGCAGACATAATTAAATACCAGAAAGGCACTATTAAGCCCATCCTCTGAAATAAGCCCCTCTTTTTATAATCCCCCCATTTTCAGCAAAAGGAAGTTATTAATCCCCTCTCTTTTAAACCCCCTAGACTGCATTCATTAATCATTTCTGTAATGCTGCATGTGGACTGATCTGGTATGGTTTATGCTGAAAGTTCCCATTTGTGTTTGATCTTTGGCTGTGTGATCTCCAACTTCATGtgttaaattaaataagctcCCCCACACCTCAGACATGATTGAAATAAATAGGCACCCCAGGGGGCTTAATACAGGAGTTGCGCTAGTTTTGCTATATCCTTTGACCAGGTGATGGGATTTCTAACACACTTGAGTTCAAAAGGCTTCAGTTATTCCAGAGCTGGAAAAAATTATGGCTTAGGACTGACTCAATACTGATGTAAGCCTACACCAAACACTTGGCATTTTGGGTGGTTGGACTGCATTTTTCATTCAACCAGGGTGAAATAACTGCTTTTAATATTGCTGACTTAGAAATATCTTCCTCCTTAATGCTGTTTTTATTAGGCTATCCCTTTAACACAAATGACTATCGTAAACTATCAGATCAAGTGAGCCCCTTACTTAGGTCATAACTGtcagatcaatttaggtttcttggaaactgcccacctacctctcccctaagccaacattaacacttacatCTCACTTAGGGAAAAATAGATCCTAACTTTCTTGGTAAAGATACTTTTGAATACATTCTGAATGCAGACATTGGACatgcatgcccccccccccccccccctcactcCTATGAGATATTCATCTGTGGCTGACAAATGTTTCAGCAAGAGTCATGGTAATTATGAGAGAATTTCAGCATTTTTAAACACATAATATCTTATTCACTTTGAAGGTGGAAGCTTATGTGCAGTGTCCATTCATCAAGATTTGATATGTTCAGGTTACTCTAGTGGAGCTGTTGTTGTATGGGAGACAGGAGACAGGGACAATAGTGTAAGCTACAGGGAACTTATGACTCCTGATTCACAAGGGATCAAGCCACATGTTACATCTACAGCTGTTAACAGCACTTTGTGCACTGCTGGATTTAACAATGGTAATAGCCAAGCTGTAAGAATAGACTTCAAGATGCTAAGCAGGCCAAATTACAAGTAATACAAATGCAGAATATACAAATACTATTTCTCTCTTTCATGTgactgcagtttatgttggaagctccctgacggttagtctccttcgcagccgttattagggtcgtcactcgtcacgcaatgctcctccccactaattagttagtggggaggagcgttgcgtgacgagtgacgaccctaataacggctgcaaaggagactacctgacggtgcacaatcttttgttttctgtttgaaaATTGTGACAGAATAAATAAATGGGATGTTTTTATTGGTCAACAAGATCAAAATGTTAGGAATACTATTGAACGGTGTGCACTGTCAAGTCTATAAAAAtgtataacaaaggagtctgtcAGTTTTCATAACCATTACACTCTGTTAACTATGCACTGTACTATCACTATCCGTACTGGGGTTCTAACTGACTGTTGATAgtcattattttcatttgtgATGGTTGTAGGTGATGTTTACACATGGCAGTCAAGCCTGAGTTCATTACCATTGTGTCACTGTCGTTGTGAAGGATCTGTAAAAAGTGTTTCTCTAACAAGTGATCCCCCAGCGTTTCTAGCAATATCAGATCATGAACTCAAGGTTCAAATGAGTGACCCTAATGGACAGTGGACTTGCATTGAATCCAAGAATTTTGAAGATAAGGTAAGTTAACACTCTTACATGAAGCCATGCAGCTGTTATAAGGGTTTGCAGCTATCAGAATacttttcaaattattattaaattattaaataaaaatatattatttttatttcttattatttattatatctATACAGGATTTACCCCTTCAGCAAAAGTGATATCAACAGGgtcatgaaaaattaaaattttatatttaataatatgacac
Protein-coding sequences here:
- the LOC140951386 gene encoding F-box/WD repeat-containing protein 8-like; its protein translation is MDTEDLQLFLQEWKDELKVKTATNAQKRSLGDRDKLGKHQHSPEKRTFWELRCFEEEVTQLNADSVDPLEFLNQKSGKFGTSHQIPESKSITNAKESDDTILFSLALPSDENVQSTFSPGCKLPSGQSNYINNRTKSLVDQLIEDIDEVTSIPFFDLSLPREVGIQIFSHLDFKDLCACAQVSKSWKILAEDELLWYHVGCQLGYVRRRNCAVVDQENWKASVQHSMLEERSLRRNWKERICKVSGLEFERGGSLCAVSIHQDLICSGYSSGAVVVWETGDRDNSVSYRELMTPDSQGIKPHVTSTAVNSTLCTAGFNNGDVYTWQSSLSSLPLCHCRCEGSVKSVSLTSDPPAFLAISDHELKVQMSDPNGQWTCIESKNFEDKIGHAMFIPASSSYSSTEHVAIATQDTVSVLTPGKGVLLTLDQVIGGKLSCMDCTADHLALGVGSFGYGTLGNKVYLYNLETSKMLSILGGHYREITCLDLASCPQHRLVTGSYDCRVRVFDLRSEKVTHSFHLGHKRSVTAVQMDDWKVVSGAEDGTLMVWDQRMTSPLWMTRARHPVRLCKFEGPRMFTANIPLDKTARENLWYADDLILHRRHRGIIRLYDFSAKNSTEGIPEICSSSYDDTTGYNYNIKLSVPYDRIDDA